The Nycticebus coucang isolate mNycCou1 chromosome 10, mNycCou1.pri, whole genome shotgun sequence sequence ATTGATAGTCGCTGGTTCGAGATGCTGCCCAGCCTAGAGATCCTCATGATTGGTGGCAACAAGGTGGACGCCATCCTGGACATGAACTTCCGGCCCCTGGCCAACCTGCGTAGCCTGGTGCTAGCAGGCATGCACCTGCGGGAGATCTCTGACTATGCCCTGGAGGGGCTGCAGAGCCTGGAAAGCCTCTCTTTCTATGACAACCAGCTGGCCCAGGTACCCAAGCGGGCACTGGAGCAGGTGCCTGGGCTCAAGTTCCTAGACCTGAATAAGAACCCATTGCAACGGGTAGGACCGGGGGACTTTGCCAACATGCTGCACCTTAAGGAGCTGGGACTGAACAACATGGAGGAGCTGGTCTCCATTGACAAGTTTGCCCTGGTTAATCTCCCCGAGCTGACCAAGCTGGACGTCACCAACAATCCAAGGCTGTCTTTCATCCACCCCCGCGCCTTCCACCACCTGCCCCAGATGGAGACCCTCATGCTCAACAATAATGCTCTCAGTGCCTTGCACCAGCAGACTGTGGAGTCCCTGCCCAACCTGCAGGAGGTGGGTCTCCACGGCAACCCCATCCGCTGCGATTGTGTCATCCGCTGGGCCAATGCCACAGGCACCCGTGTCCGCTTCATTGAGCCACAATCCACCCTGTGTGCAGAGCCACCAGACCTGCAGCGCCGCCCAGTCCGTGAGGTGCCCTTCCGGGAGATGACAGACCACTGCCTGCCCCTTATCTCCCCCCGCAGCTTCCCCCCCAGCCTCCAGGTGGCCAGCGGAGAGAGCATGACGCTGCATTGCCGGGCATTGGCCGAGCCGGAACCCGAGATCTACTGGGTCACTCCAGCTGGGCTTCGACTGACACCTGCCCATGTGGGCAGGAGGTACAGGGTGTACCCTGAGGGGACCCTGGAGTTGCAGAGGGTGACAGCAGAAGAGGCAGGATTGTATACCTGTGTGGCCCAAAACCTGGTGGGGGCCGACACTAAAACGGTCAGTGTGATTGTTGGCCGTGCCCTCCTCCAGCCGGGCAGGGATGAGGGACGGGGGCTGGAGCTCCGGGTGCAGGAGACCCACCCCTATCACATCCTACTGACCTGGTTGCCACCACCCAACACAGTTTCCACCAACCTCACCTGGTCCAGCGCTTCCTCCCTCCAGGGCCATGGGGCCACTGCTCTGGCCCGTCTGCCCCGAGGCACCCACAGCTACAACATCACCCGCCTCCTTCAGGCCACGGAGTACTGGGCCTGCCTGCAAGTGGCCTTTGCTGATGCCCATACCCAGTTGGCTTGTGTATGGGCCAGAACTAAAGAGGCCACTCCTTGCCACAGAGCCTTAGGGGACCGGCCTGGACTCATCGCCATCCTGGCTCTTGCTGTCCTCCTGCTGGCAGCTGGGCTAGTGGCCCACCTTGGTACAGGCCAGCCTAGGCAAGGGGTGGGCGGGCGCCCCCTCCTTCCAGCCTGGGATTTCTGGGGATGGAGTGCCCCTTCTGTCCGAGTGGTATCTGCACCCCTTGTCCTGCCCTGGAATCCAGGGAGGAAGCTATCCAGATCCTTAGAAGAGGAGGCACTGTCACCACCATTGTCTCAAAATTCCTGAAGCTCAGCCAGTTCTCAGCAGTAGAGAAATAACTAGGACTACTTTTTACCAAAAGGGAAGCAATCTGGGCCAGATGCCTTGCCAGGAAAGTGACATGGGCCACACGCTTGTGGCCTGGCAGCTGGACCAAGACAGGCGGGGCTTTGTGGCCCTCAGGGGTGCTCATGTGGCCTCCAAAACATTGCCCTTACCTTCTGGGGGCTCCTCTCCTACCACTCTGAGGATGGACAAGGAACAGGAAGGACTCTGGTGAGAGCCTCCCACCCCTCATCATCTACCTGCCCACAGGCTCCTGGGCCTCCTTTAGTTGTCCCCTGCCTGTGTCCCCAGGCCCTGGCCTACAGGATGCAGCCctgcttcttctctttctttgtacAGTCTCAGTGGCCTGCCCCTTCTCCTGGGCAAGGGCTGAAGGAGGCCTTTCCTTTTCATCTTGAGGATCACCCTCAAAGTGGGAGTGACTCCCAACCAGATCTGAAGGACATTTGGGGAGGGGATGCCCAGGAACACCTCATCTTGGCAGCCCGGCTCGGCACTCTGAAGCTGACTTTCTATAGGCGATTTTGTACCTTTGTGGAGAAATGTGTCACCTCCCCCAACCCAATTCACTCTTTTCTCctgttttgtaaaaaaataaaaataaataataacaacagtaatacagggggaaggaaatgaaaggaaaataatgcTTTGAATACTGAGTGTAACCAAAGAGCTCTCTGTGCTCTGGTATCCCTTCACGCCTGAAGGGTGGTGGGCATGTGGCTAGGATACTgtaagagggagaagaggggaccGTGTTTCCTCTCTGGCTTGAATTCCAGCCCCTGAGCCTGCTCCGAGACTTTAGTCCCCATAGCTGTGAGCAAGAgagctggggagagagggaggaagagcaggagaggctgaggctgaccagagcgagggagggaggcagagcacaGGAGACAAGGAGAGGGGTGGGCGAGAACAATGGAGACTGacccagagatggagggagaaaggaaatttCCATCACCAAGCCTTGTCgccctttctccttctctgatAAGCAATTAACATGCCGGAGCATAGGAAGCACTTCCCAGCCTATTTCTAATTAAACAAACCCAAGAGGCAGAGTCATGCAAAGAATCACAAATCATCAAGATAGCAAGAACTCTGgctggctggggcaggagggggcAGAGGGTGACAGAAGATTTGGGGAGGGAAGAGCTATGGGATAAGGAAATGGCTGCAATGGttgtttctttctatttcattttagcATAATTTTCAGTGAGCAAGGTTTGCtcttgcagtttttttctttctttttttttttctttttgaaacagtgttactatgtcacccttggtagagtgctgtgacatcacaccccacagcaacctcaaactcttgggcttaagctattctcttgcctcagtctcccaagtagctgggacaataggtgcccgccacaacgcccagctattttttttgttgaagtagtcattgtttagctggcccgggctgggctcaaacccgccagcctcggtgcatgtggctggcaccgtaaccactgtgctatgggcgctgagccttttttgcctttttaaagtaATGCCTTCTTAGTGCCGAACGTGAAGAGGAACATCTGTTAGGAAGCCATCAGGACTGAGGGCAGAAGACCTGCTGTGAGCCAACTGGGGGCGGGCATCAGAGCCAGAGGCCACCAGGCAATGGTGCCGTGTTTCTGAGATAGACTGGGGAAAGGACTGGGTTTCCCGAGAATGATAGAAAGCAGTACATGAGCCCGAGGGTGCCCTGTGTTACAGAACACATTTGGCAGACTCGTTGGAAGGAGATCCTTAGAAGCCATCAACATGGCAAATGTATACACAGGTGGAAGCCCTACTGGTGACAGCTCCTTGGGTCCTCCAGACCTAGAAAGTGAACACTCGCCCAAAGTCAGAGGGTGCTGCCCCTCTATCTGGAAAGATTCTGCATGGAATCTCCTGGAGGGCTTATTAAACACAGCCGGCTGGGCccaccccagagtttctgatctACTAGAGCTGGGCGTAGCATCTCTGCCAAGTTTCCAGGGGATGCTGATGTTCGTAGCCTTGGGAAACCATTTGGGAAGCCCTAGGCTAGGCCTGCGCTAGCTGGGATCCCTCCTTCTGCTCCAGGCCTCAGCTTTCAGACCACAGTATAGGATGTGGCTCCAGAAGAAGGTTAGGATAGGACCCTGGACAGTTCCTCTGCTGCTTGCCACACTTCTGGTGGGTTGCTTGGCCCCCACATCAATGACTGACTGCCCTGAGGTCAGCAGCGTCCCACACAAGGGCTTCTTCGGGGTGTGttcttggggggaggggaggagaggggagagaccCTTTCTACATCTACATACCAGCTTCTGTTCCCCTGTGGCATCCAGCTAGACACTCCCAGACACCGCACAGGGCTCTTCCCTGATGAGCTTTGGGGTCATCAAAGACACACTCTAGGCAGCCCTGCCAGTGGCCTGCTCTgtggtggggagaggcagggcagggcctATGCTGCTCCGAGAAATCTGGAGTCAGAAATCAACACCTCCCCCGTCCTCTTGGAAGATCTGCATTTGCTCCTTTCTTGGCTGGTGCACAGGACATGGGGAAGCAAAGTGCTATTCCTTTACATAAGCACCCAGAGTCCTGAAAGACCCAGCAGAGAGAGCCCTGTAATGCTCTCCCATCACCACCCCCACTGCCACCGCAGAACTTCTCAAAGAGCCTGTGCTCGGTCAATAGCAACTAAAAAAGTGACCACTGGCAGGTCTAGAAGACCCAAGGCTTCAGATCTCTCAAGTTCAAAAGACTTATAAATGTGCCTGCAGTTGGAAAGTGGAAAGAGGGCATGTTCCCAACCCCATGGGACCATTTGCTGTGAGCCCCTGGGGAAAGGGAGAAATCTTGCAGCCCTGAGGATGACACAGCTCTGGCTCCCGGGCTCTGTGCCTGGTTCTTGAGGCGCTACTGTCTCTTAGCTGCTGTGGTGCTCTCAGCTGCTTGAGTTCTTCTTTTGGGGGCAAAGGTCACAAGGAATTAATCTGTCTCTTAACTGAATTCCCAGGTCTTGAACCATTTGGTTATGCCAGAGAAGGCAGGTGGTGTCCGTGAAGGAAGGTGGCTCATGACATCTTTGCTCTTGCAAAGACAGATGAACTGAGGGACACAGCCtactggggagagggaggaaaaggcaCTTTGTGGGTTGCTGTGTCCAGGAGCAGCTAGAAGCTGAGGGACTGAGGCCAAGCATCCTCTCCCTTGGTACAGAGTTGGACACGTGGCTCAGGTGTGTTTCAAGGCAGGAAAAAGACAGTCGGGTCATCCCCTGGCCTTATTGTGGTTCCACCGTGTCTACCAACACAGCCTAACATGGCGTCTGAATTCATAGCTTTCACACCAGACTGAGCATGTGGCAACCTGAATGTATTgggtttaaaacaaacaaaacagctaTTAAATCTGGTCTCTTCTGTACATTTCAGattgcttttttcccttttaaatctgattagaaaatacttatttctgtttaaattttaaactgtTACATAGGGCCTATCATTTCTACCTATTGAGATGATTTCAAAACTTAATCCATCATTTGTTAAACATACTAGATTTCCTTCCCTAGGACATGCCAGCGTCCAATTCCACCCTGCTTTCTGTCTTCATCCACAGCTGGGGTAGGTTGTGGAGCAGACCAGGGCCAGGAGTCAGACACTGTAGCCTTCCCACCAGCCTGACACTGGTCCACTGAACAACAGGTCCGGGATGGCCACTCTCCTGGTGACAAACTACCCAAATAGACTATCTTGCTGCCCACATGCCTGCATCTCATCTGTAGGGTTGTCAAGACAGAGTTTGTGGGAGACTGTGCCGAAATGAGGATCTAGTGGGGGTTGCATTCCTGGGAACATCAGTCTCATCCCCATATCACAGAAGTAGATAAGACTGGCTGGTCTACTGCAGGGGAACCAATTGACACTTTCCTGGTCTTCGTACTGAAAGTCCCATGTTTCAGGAACTCTCTCAGTCCTGGGAAACTGGGATGATTGGTTACCCTCATCTAGTGAACTCTAAGCTACCCAAGCCGTCTTCCTCCCTCTCAATCCACAAATACTTAAGGAACTTCACTGTGTGGTAGGCATTGTTCTAGAAACTAAGGATACAGATATAAAGCCCTGAGTCTATGGAGTTTGCATTTTAGGAAGGGGGAAAATTGGTGAACAtgagaaataagtaaaaatagtaTAATATGTTCAGTGATAATGAGTACTATGGAGGAAAAAAGTTCAGGGAAGAGAGTAAGAAGCAGGAGCTTAAGTGGAATATTACGAAAGGCCTctttgagaaggtgacatttgagtaaaACTTGGGAGAGTGAACCTCACAGTTATCTGGGGGAAAAGTGATCAAGCAGAGAGAATGGGAAAAGTGAAGGTCAAGAGCAAGGCGGCCCGTGTGACTGGaccaagagagggaggaggagcaaCCTGGGACCCGAGGCCAGAGAGGCAGCCAGCAATCAATGGGCACTGTGGGTCCGTGTAAGAACTTTGGATTTTCCTAACAGTAAGAAGGGGAACCACCAGAGTTCTAATCAGACATGGCATGATTTGACTAAAGGGGATCCCTTGTTGCTAGACTAAGAACAGAGCACAGGGGTTGGGGTACACAAGGGCAGAAAGGGAGAAGCCAGTTAGGAGGCTACTGCAATCATAACCACTGCAATCATAACCTCAGTTAAATAATCTCCTCTAGACCTGTGCTAGGGATGGACACTCAATgtgcctgttttttcttttcttttttttttgagacagactcactatgtcgccctgggtagagtcccgtacagcaacctccaactcttgggcttaagcgattctcatgcctcagccttccaagtagttgggactacaggcacccgccccaatgcctggctattttttgttattgtagttgtagttgtcattgttgtttggcaggcctaggctggattcgaacccaccagctctggtgtatgtggctggcgcctagccactgagctacaggtgccgagcctgcctctgtttttttaaaatctattctatCTCCTACTTTTGAAAATTAGAGTCACATTAACTCTTGTAGACTTCTGAGCCCTCTCCATTTCCCTATGATTCTTCAAAGTAGTTCTTCAAAGTGATTTGTGAAGATCAAGGCTCCACCGTCACATTTGTAGCCCCATCAGGGTCCTGCAGTGCAACTGACACTCGTTTAAGGTGGCAAGGAATGATCTTTATTGGTGTTCAATTCCATTTTCATCCTGCTTGTTGTTAAAGCACATCATTCCAGGGGAGACAGCAGTGACATGAGTAACCACTATCCTGCTCTTCCATCAGCCATTAATAATGCTTCAACTGTCCAGAAGTGAGGTCGACGTTCCTTCTTGATGATTTTACCAGAAGAAACCTTGTCTGTTCCTTCGAGGTTTCACAAGTGTCAGATCAACCTGTCCTTTAACCTACCCAGTGTGATTCTTACCCATTTGTGCTGTTCTTTGGCAGTTGCATTTAAGAACATCTCCTATTTTTTGCAGACCAGCAACAATAGCCAACATGGATGGAGCATTTGCTACACACTAGCCAGGGTAGAAGGGATTTCATGGGCACCATTTCATTTACTGCACAGCTACCTTACCAAGTGGATACATTAGCCCCCATTTTACACATTGAGATAAtagagctcagagaggttaagtgatttacccaaggtcacacagctaatgggTGACAGAATCAGAATTCAAATGCTGTCTGACTCCAAGGGCTCCATCTCAACCCCTCTGCTGTATTCAAATTTATAAACTTTCAAAGTATGTCAAAAGCTTTTTAAGACCTCTGTGCATCAGAGAGCTCCCTGTGCAgccacttttatttttagagactgccctctttttttttcttttaaatttaggaCAATTTGTGACTTTATTGTCAGGACTTCAGTTTTAAAACCTCTTGAACTATATTCTCTTAAGAACTACAGCTGATGATCCCTTTCTCTGAAGTTCTGAAACAAGCTTTTACAAGTCTGACTACACACCCTCACCTTTTCATCCCCTGGACCCCATGAACTCGAAGCCTCCTCTGGAGGCTCCGATCACTCTCCTCACCAGTCAGTTCTTTGTTGGTCCGAATCGAGTCCAGAACAGCTTTTGCCCACGGGTTTCCTTTGCTTCTGCACTCAAATGTCAGCTGGGCAAGGCAGGAGCTCCTCAGAGTCTTGATGATGAGCTGAGCCATGCACCAAGCAGGCACCTGGGTGGCAGGAGCCCCCATCACTGCTTCATCTGACCTCCGATTTTATAGCATCCATTAGACCACATGGCCCTGTGGTCCCCTTCTTACCAAGTGACTGTGCCATTCTCATACCACAACACCCTTCTGAGCCATCTCCTTTAACCCAGACCCAAAGGCTGGTTCTGCCTCTTGGTGGCCTTCCATGGCCCTGTTAGTCCCGAACCAGTCCCCCACCTTCCACCTCCACTATAAATTTTTATGCTCCTCTAGGTCCCTTTATGCACAGCTCCAACCCAAAGAACCCGGAATGCCCTCTGCATGTTTATAGAAATTCTCAGTCACCagtgtccccacccccaccttcaaCACCATCGCGCACAAAAAGAGACCTGGTGTGTCTTGCTGCTAGATGTCTCAGAGCTCTGAAAGAGCCTTTGTTGGGAAATGGCAGCTTCCTTTGCAATTAGGGAACACTAGAGTTTGAGGGAACACATCACAGCCGTTCCACCCTCCGGCTGTTAGAATGACCTAggctcgggcggtgcctgtggctcagtcggtagggcgccggccccatatactgagggtggcgggttcaaacccggccctggccaaactgcaaccaaaaaataaccgggtgttgtggcaggcgcctgtagtcccagctactcgggaggctgaggcaagagaatcgcttaagcccagaagttggaggttgctgtgagctgtgtgaggccacggcactctaccgagggccataaagtgagactctgtctctacaaaaaaaagaatgacctaGGCTCAACCTAAATAAGAATGACGCGTGGTCTACTGTGGCAGATCACTAAGCTCCTTGATATCTGCCTTCTGCTGTGCTCTTGGCAGTAGCTCAAAGAGTTTGCTGAGCTGGTTttctccccattttataggtgagaaaccTGAGGCTTGAGGCCTGGAAAATTTAACTTACCTAAGGTCACGCGACCAGGGAGGACAGAGCTAGAATTCCAACTCAGGTCTTCTTATTTTGAATCCTGTGCTGCATTCACTTAACCACACTGCCTTCTACCTAAGTGCTCCTCTCAGGGGTGTAACGCTGGACGGAAATGATCGGGTGTTAACCACAGAGGTTAGCTGTGTCACTTACGACGATGAGGATTGATAGGAGCCGGGCGCACAGGGTGGCACTGGGTGAGGCTGGGGAGCCATGCTAAGGGGCATGAGCCTTGCTGTTCAGAGCACAAAGGCTCTTGCTTGGTAAAAATCCCAACTCTCACAGCTGAAACCTGCCTCGAGAGTCATCTGGTTTAGATCCTTACCTTCTAATGGCCTTTATACCACTGTCTCTGCTCGTTTCACAGCCAGCAATGTAGGGGGAACAAAAACCTAGGTGTCCTGACTCGGGGCAGGGCTGTCCTGAGAGTCACTGGGAGGCAGTGGCTCAAAGATGGACAGTCCATGGACCTTTATGATTTGCTCTCAGATTTTTCCATGTGCAGGTACATGCAAAATTTTCTAGAGAGAGGGCACCTTAGATTTAATAAGATTCTTAAATGGGCCCCAAGCCCAGAAAAGTCAAGAACTACTGCGTTAGAGGGCCCAAGAATCATACTGCGGCGGGATACGAGACGACATTTGGGAGTTGCCATGGGAAACGGCCACCCACAACAATTTGAGGGTCTGTCAGGAAGGCTTAGATCGATGAGCAGCTACCATTTCTACACCTAAATGGGATTCTGATTTACATATATAgacatttcctttaaaacatggaaaaggaattgtgttctttgtttttatttgaaaagtaaGGGCTCCTATGTCTGCTCTTAACCTTCAATCACAACTTCAAGCTCTCAGCCCATGAAAACCTACAAGCTTCCTGGAACTCTGCTGCACCTGTCTTCCCCACCCCATCACCCCCACAGATCTCTGGCCCTGGCCCCTGAGCAGCACAGGAGAGCTCACTCAGCCAGCCAAAAACACCTGTCTGACCACCATGTGCCCAGGGAGGGCGGAGGATTCAGCCAAGGGCCATGGGAAAGCTAATCAGAAGCCCTTCTCTAATCGTGGGTAGATTAGATTTATCCATCCtgttctatttctcctttctgcccctTCCTTAATTCCTCAGCCTCTGTTCCCACcgtgcacactgcacacacactAGCTGTGTGCACACGTGCACGTGTATGTGCTTGCACACACACATCTTTGTAAATGTGGCAGGCAGCTCTGCTCCAGTCCCCAATTCTATACACCATCTGCCAGAGCTATTTTAAGAACCTAATAAAACTGTTTTAGAATGAATCCTAGGGTGTTCTGCCCTTTACTTCCCTAGAGCAAGAGCGACTGGGCTCCAGATGGAGCTGAATTTTCCTACCAagcaaagagaaggagaaagagttGACAGAAAGCTAGTGAGAGAGCCCAGTGGCCTCCCTACAAGCAGTAGGGTGCGTCTCAGCTGCAACTGCACTTCTATTCCTGGGCTGGTAACTAAGCTTGTCCACCTCATGGTGAGTGGGGGCTCCTAGTACCTTTCTCAGCGCTTCTCAGACCTGAGCAGCATCAGAACCACCTGCAGGGTAGTCAAAACAGAATGCTGGGCCTCAACCTCACATTTTCCAATTCCCTAAGTTTGGAGTGGGACTGGAAAATTTGCATTTCGAACACAAATTCTCAAGTTACTGCTGGTTCAAGGACCACACTCTGAGAGCCAGTGACCTGACTGGTGAGCCTGTCCAGAGCctgttgtgaggatgaaatgcgAAGATACGGAATGTGCCTGGCACGCAACGTCGCAGGCGTTCGCAGCCGTGGCTGTGCTTTAGAATCACCTAGGGAGCGTTAAAACACCCTGATGCTCAGCATCgtagaccaattaaatcagagtCTCCAGGGGGGAGATACATATATTACTACTGTTCTTTAAAGCTCCCAGGTGACTTCAATGTGCAGCCAAGGTTGAGTGTCCCTGTACTAAGAGCTCAATAAATTTGAAGTGCCCTTTATGAGCTACCCAGCTGCTCCTTCCTCACCTCTTCCTTCCCCTgggtcccctcccccactctggcTCCCATGGGAAGGCCAGAGGGGAAGCTTAACTTTAGCTTTGACTTCTAGAGTGGGCGCTGGAGGACATGTGGATGATGAGAGCCAGATACTCTTTCATTCATTTGACATCAACCAAGCTGCCATCACTGTATCCATAGGGGGATTGGGGCCTGCAGTGATAAATAAAACCGAGTCCTGTCCTTAGGAGTTTGTAACGTAGGACAAAGAAAGTAGAATAATAGACTCTAGGATTTAGAAAGTTCCTCCAGCATCACCCCCCAGAAGCTGTCTTTACAGTCTCCCCGTCATCTTGTCCCAGCATTAATGCTTTAAGCGACAGAAAGCTCATTACTCACTAAGCAGCCTGTCCAGCTTAACAATGCATGCTACTTGTTAAAAAGTTCTTCCTTAGTCTACTGAAATCCACTGCCCTATAACTCCACTCATTAGCCCCACAGCCTGGAACCTTCTCACTCTAATCTCCCCGCCTCCACCAGGTGACTGGACTTTGGCTACCTAGAAAGTCCCTCCACAGAAGGGAAAGACAAtctgaggggcagcgcctgtggctcagtgggtagggcgccggccccatatatcgagggtggcaggttcgaacccagccctggccaaactgcaaaaaaaaaaaatagatggacatcatggcgggtgccagtagtctcagctacttgggaggctgaggcaagagaattgcctaagaccaagagctggaggttgctatgagctgtgacaccacagcaacaaaatgagactctgtctctaaaaaaagaaaaaaaaagaaaagaaaagacaatctgAAAATTAAGGTCACAATTACTATTAAAGTGTCGGAAGAGCACCACAGAGGTCTTTTCTGTGAATCTTTACCCTCTGGCTCTCACAGATTGTGCTGGGAAACAAAAGTCAACATAATACAAAAAGAGTCACTAATGAACTGACCATATTCTAACCTTAACCCTCACTGATATGTCCTTTCCATTTAATCTCAGGCTCAGCCTGACCGAACCCACCATGTCAAGGTTTTTTATCAGTCTCTGCTGATCGTAGATAGCTATCACCACACAAATATGAACCCACTCCAAGTTGCAATTGCATACCTTGCCCCACAAAATGCAGATTTTAGGGAGGTTGATGCAATCAGTGTTAGGGAAGCATTTATTTTACCCACAAAGCTCGTGAAAACATAAGATGTGGGGGACACCAATTAAACtgaagagaaaatcaacaaagatcaTGACACAATAgtaccttaaaaataaatgatttgggtggcacctgtggctcagtgagtagggtgccagtcccatataccaagggtggtgggttcaaacccagccccagccgagctgcaacaacaacaacaaatagccgggcgttgtggtgggcgcctgtagtcccagctactcaggaggctgaggcaagagaatcgtctaagccaaagagctggaggttgctgtgagctgtgacttcacagcactctactgagggcgacaaagtgagactctgtctctaataaaaataaaataaaacaataaatgatttggccatgtgtggtggctcgtacctgtaatccttggtttttaggaggccaaggcaggtggactgcttggcttaggagttcgagactggcctgagcaagaatgagacccctgcctctacaaaaaatggaaaaattagcaggatgtgtggtgtgtgcctgtagttccatctacttgagaggctgaggcagaaggattgcttgagcccaggcatttgaggtcgCTAAGAGCTAGACTGAGGTACTCCAGTCACAAGAACAGAGCAAGAttcagttttagaaaaaaaaaaagatgatttgggTATCAAAAGTTAAGAGAGGTCTGTGGGAAATGGATGAAGCACCACAATATTTTTGCAAAACAAAGACCCTTTTAAAAGATCCTGCTGCAAAAGTCAAAGAAGAAGTGAACAGCATTTTCCTCCATGAGTCTACCATTTGGTTAAGGAGGCAGGTCTAACCCAGTGAAAGAATTTCTATATTATGTCAATAGTACAAGGCAGTGGCAATCAAGAGTTAGATTTGGGATGGGGTGTGATGGcttatgcctttaatcctagtactctgggagaccgagttgggtggatcgcttgagcacaggagtttgagaccagcctgatcaagaccccatctctactaaaaatagaaaaattagcgaaGTATTCTGGTGagccctgttgtcccagctactcaggaggctgaggcaagaggatcacttaaggccaaaagtctgaggttgctgtgagctgtgacatcacagcactctacccagggtgacagag is a genomic window containing:
- the LRRN2 gene encoding leucine-rich repeat neuronal protein 2; its protein translation is MRLLVVPLLLAWVASATAAVPVVPWRVPCPAQCACQIRPWYTPRSSYREATTVDCNDLFLTAVPPALPAGTQTLLLQSNSIIRVDQSELNYLTNLTELDLSQNSFSDAQDCDFHALPQLLSLHLEENQLTRLEDHSFAGLASLQELYLNHNQLYRIAPRAFAGLGNLLRLHLNSNLLRAIDSRWFEMLPSLEILMIGGNKVDAILDMNFRPLANLRSLVLAGMHLREISDYALEGLQSLESLSFYDNQLAQVPKRALEQVPGLKFLDLNKNPLQRVGPGDFANMLHLKELGLNNMEELVSIDKFALVNLPELTKLDVTNNPRLSFIHPRAFHHLPQMETLMLNNNALSALHQQTVESLPNLQEVGLHGNPIRCDCVIRWANATGTRVRFIEPQSTLCAEPPDLQRRPVREVPFREMTDHCLPLISPRSFPPSLQVASGESMTLHCRALAEPEPEIYWVTPAGLRLTPAHVGRRYRVYPEGTLELQRVTAEEAGLYTCVAQNLVGADTKTVSVIVGRALLQPGRDEGRGLELRVQETHPYHILLTWLPPPNTVSTNLTWSSASSLQGHGATALARLPRGTHSYNITRLLQATEYWACLQVAFADAHTQLACVWARTKEATPCHRALGDRPGLIAILALAVLLLAAGLVAHLGTGQPRQGVGGRPLLPAWDFWGWSAPSVRVVSAPLVLPWNPGRKLSRSLEEEALSPPLSQNS